In Nocardioides dokdonensis FR1436, the following are encoded in one genomic region:
- a CDS encoding RBBP9/YdeN family alpha/beta hydrolase yields the protein MGRKAILFHGTAAHPDVVWLPWLRRRLAERGYAVEAPHYPGLNVEPIATFLPKVLAAHTFDADTVLVGHSGGAALLLAILEHIDTPVDQAVLVAGYCTRPNSEDEPVLQEAYDWAAIRARVRDLYFINSREDPYGCDDQQGRAMFERLGGTQIIRDDGHFGDIDQPYESFELLDRLID from the coding sequence GTGGGCCGCAAGGCGATCCTCTTCCACGGAACAGCCGCGCACCCGGACGTCGTGTGGCTCCCGTGGCTGCGACGACGGCTGGCAGAGCGCGGGTACGCGGTCGAGGCACCGCACTACCCTGGGCTCAACGTCGAGCCCATCGCCACCTTCCTGCCGAAGGTCCTGGCCGCCCACACGTTCGATGCGGACACGGTCCTGGTCGGACACTCGGGCGGGGCAGCGCTGCTGCTGGCGATCCTGGAGCACATCGACACGCCGGTGGACCAGGCCGTCCTGGTCGCCGGCTACTGCACCCGGCCCAACTCCGAGGACGAACCCGTCCTGCAGGAGGCCTACGACTGGGCAGCGATCCGGGCCCGTGTCCGCGACCTGTACTTCATCAACTCGCGCGAAGACCCGTACGGGTGCGACGACCAGCAGGGTCGCGCCATGTTCGAACGGCTCGGCGGCACCCAGATCATCCGCGACGACGGCCACTTCGGAGACATCGACCAGCCGTACGAGTCCTTCGAGCTGCTCGACAGGCTGATCGACTGA
- a CDS encoding YciI family protein encodes MPQFAVLIYSDDSAHEPDRTADTSAEIAVCDEHATELASQATMTSAWAFTPRAMAKSVRGGAVTDGPFVDSRQVVAGIYILEAPDLDSALATAATNPVVRQGGGLEVRPVHSGGPVDDGAARDVRRPTRG; translated from the coding sequence ATGCCTCAGTTCGCAGTCCTGATCTACAGCGACGACTCCGCTCACGAGCCCGACAGGACCGCTGACACCTCGGCGGAGATCGCCGTCTGCGACGAGCACGCGACCGAGCTCGCCTCGCAGGCCACCATGACCAGCGCCTGGGCCTTCACACCGCGGGCCATGGCCAAGTCCGTCCGGGGTGGCGCGGTGACGGACGGGCCCTTCGTCGACTCACGCCAGGTGGTGGCCGGCATCTACATCCTGGAGGCCCCCGACCTCGACTCCGCGCTCGCGACAGCGGCCACCAACCCGGTCGTCAGGCAGGGCGGCGGCCTCGAGGTCCGACCTGTCCACAGCGGCGGTCCGGTCGATGACGGGGCGGCTAGGGACGTACGACGTCCAACCCGAGGGTGA
- a CDS encoding DUF1905 domain-containing protein: protein MEFELEGPVVEWRGPAPFYFLQVSVEETEDLKVAAQGVEYWGQVPVLVRIGDTEFSTALFPKDGHYLVPLKVAVRRAAGIEAGDVLTLGLDVVRP from the coding sequence GTGGAGTTCGAGCTCGAGGGCCCCGTCGTCGAGTGGCGCGGTCCCGCGCCGTTCTACTTCCTGCAGGTCTCGGTCGAGGAGACCGAGGACCTCAAGGTCGCGGCGCAGGGGGTGGAGTACTGGGGCCAGGTCCCGGTGCTGGTGCGCATCGGCGACACCGAGTTCAGCACCGCGCTCTTCCCCAAGGACGGTCACTACCTGGTGCCGCTGAAGGTCGCCGTACGCCGGGCGGCCGGCATCGAGGCGGGGGACGTGCTCACCCTCGGGTTGGACGTCGTACGTCCCTAG
- a CDS encoding NAD(P)H-quinone dehydrogenase yields the protein MSDKVVIIGGGPGGYEAAHVAAQLGAEVSIVDTDGLGGSAVLTDCVPSKTLIATSELMTEVGEAAELGITFNDPKGDAATAIKVDLGRVNRRVKQLASDQSGDIRRRLERDGVELVVGRGRLDGPNRVVVTGADGAEQSLDADAVLIATGAAPRVLPSAQPDGERILTWEQVYDLEELPTELIVVGSGVTGAEFASAYLALGVPVTLVSSRDRVLPGEDADASLVLQEVSERRGMKVLSKSRMESVTRDGDVVTVTLTDGRTVQGSHCILALGSVPKTDDLGLEESGVALKDGGFVYVDRVSRTTTRGVYAAGDCTGVLMLASVAAMQGRIAMWHFLGDTVHPLDLKKVSSNVFTAPEIATVGWSQQAVDNGEIQAEVLMLPLSGNPRAKMQGVRDGFVKLFCRPGTGIVVGGVVVGPRASELIHPVALAVAESITADQLAQTFTVYPSLSGSIAEAARRLHRF from the coding sequence ATGAGCGACAAGGTCGTCATCATCGGGGGAGGCCCCGGTGGCTATGAGGCGGCGCACGTGGCCGCTCAGCTCGGGGCGGAGGTGTCGATCGTCGACACCGACGGCCTCGGCGGGTCCGCGGTGCTCACGGACTGCGTGCCGAGCAAGACCCTCATCGCGACCAGCGAGCTGATGACCGAGGTCGGCGAGGCCGCCGAGCTCGGCATCACCTTCAACGACCCGAAGGGGGACGCCGCCACCGCGATCAAGGTCGACCTCGGCCGCGTCAACCGCCGCGTCAAGCAGCTGGCCAGCGACCAGTCCGGTGACATCCGGCGACGCCTGGAGCGAGACGGCGTCGAGCTCGTCGTCGGCCGCGGCCGCCTCGACGGCCCGAACCGGGTCGTGGTGACCGGCGCCGACGGTGCCGAGCAGTCGCTCGACGCCGACGCCGTGCTGATCGCGACCGGCGCCGCGCCGCGCGTGCTGCCCAGCGCCCAGCCCGACGGCGAGCGGATCCTCACGTGGGAGCAGGTCTACGACCTCGAGGAGCTGCCCACCGAGCTGATCGTCGTCGGCTCCGGGGTCACCGGCGCCGAGTTCGCCAGCGCCTACCTCGCGCTCGGCGTGCCGGTCACCCTGGTCTCCTCGCGCGACCGGGTGCTGCCCGGCGAGGACGCGGACGCCTCGCTGGTGCTGCAGGAGGTCTCCGAGCGGCGCGGCATGAAGGTGCTCTCCAAGTCGCGCATGGAGTCGGTCACCCGCGACGGCGACGTCGTCACGGTCACCCTCACCGACGGCCGCACGGTCCAGGGCTCGCACTGCATCCTCGCGCTCGGCTCGGTGCCCAAGACCGACGACCTCGGGCTCGAGGAGTCCGGCGTCGCGCTCAAGGACGGCGGGTTCGTCTACGTCGACCGCGTCTCGCGCACCACGACCCGGGGCGTGTACGCCGCCGGTGACTGCACCGGCGTGCTGATGCTGGCTTCCGTGGCCGCCATGCAGGGCCGGATCGCGATGTGGCACTTCCTCGGCGACACCGTGCACCCGCTGGACCTGAAGAAGGTCTCCTCCAACGTCTTCACCGCGCCCGAGATCGCCACCGTCGGCTGGTCGCAGCAGGCCGTCGACAACGGCGAGATCCAGGCCGAGGTGCTGATGCTGCCCCTGTCGGGCAACCCGCGGGCCAAGATGCAGGGCGTGCGCGACGGGTTCGTGAAGCTCTTCTGCCGTCCCGGCACCGGCATCGTCGTCGGCGGTGTGGTCGTCGGGCCCCGGGCCAGCGAGCTGATCCACCCGGTCGCCCTGGCTGTCGCGGAGTCGATCACCGCCGACCAGCTCGCCCAGACCTTCACCGTCTACCCGTCCCTGAGCGGCTCCATCGCCGAGGCGGCGCGCCGGCTGCACCGGTTCTGA